TCTTCAGGGAAAAGCATAAAAGACACAATTACAGTGAGCACAATGCTAATTTTCCCAATCAAGGACACAAATGCAGGCAAAACCCGGTATAATGCCATGACCCAGAAGGTTTGCATAATAATAAGGAAAAAAGCCGTAATAAACAGTTTTTTCCATACCTTTAAACACTGCCTAAATTCGCTGCGGAAAAATATAGAGACAATTATAAAAAGAGACAAACTCCCTGATAGATACCTGAAGGCATTTTGTGTATGAACATCCAGATATTTAGAGAAATAACGGACAAAAATCGGGCCAAATCCCCAAATACAAGCTGTAATTACAATTAAAGCAATCCCCTGGCCTTTACTTAATTTCATCTAAGCGCCTCTTTTATTCTTTAGCTAAATTACGATTTCAATTGCTTGATATGGGCAGGCAGGAATACAAAGTTCACACGCTATACACTTTTGCTTATCAAATGATACTTTCATTGTATCTCTGTTTAAGAATATAGCATTTGTCGGACAATGCGGTATGCAAGCAGTGCAGTGGACACATTTGCTTTCGTGCCATTTAATGTCCTGTGCAAGCGGCTGAATATCTATATTTAACTCAGCCAGATAATTCATGCCAGCTTCCATTTCTTTCTTACTGCCGCTTATTTCTACTACTAATCTTCCCTGCTCCTGTGGAGTAACTCTGGCTCTGAGTATATTTATCATTAAATTATAATCCTTGACAAGATGATATACGACCGGCTGACTGACTACTTCATGTGGAAAAGTTAAAACAACTCTTTTTCTAATCATAGCTTATTCTCCTGAAGAAAGAGACTTAACCGGTTTTGCCAGTTCAAATCTTCCCTTTTTAATCTTATCTTTAAGGATTTTTGCTATTTCTCTTGCCTTATTATAGCTTGACAATGCACCTGTAGGAACTTGTTTTCCTTCTATCTCTATATGTCCATCTCTTAACTGCTTATAATTAACCTCGCCATAGCTTTTGTTGACTCCGTTAGGATAGTCTTTACTATAATCCACAATTTGAGTGTAAATATCCTCATCCTTTACAGCTGTATATTTAACTATATCCTCGCTTAAAATAGGTATTGGAATGCCTATGCCAATAGTTAAAGTTACCCCATACCCCGTAATACTTGTGCCTTTCAGCCATTCCGAAGACATCCCTTTTAAATCTCCGACTACAGCGAGAGTTCCTGCTGGAGC
The window above is part of the bacterium genome. Proteins encoded here:
- a CDS encoding 4Fe-4S binding protein, whose product is MIRKRVVLTFPHEVVSQPVVYHLVKDYNLMINILRARVTPQEQGRLVVEISGSKKEMEAGMNYLAELNIDIQPLAQDIKWHESKCVHCTACIPHCPTNAIFLNRDTMKVSFDKQKCIACELCIPACPYQAIEIVI